A part of Hydrogenispora ethanolica genomic DNA contains:
- a CDS encoding P-II family nitrogen regulator, with protein sequence MKKVEAIVRATKLDAVKAALNFVGVTGMTITEVKGCGHQKGHVEHYRGSEYVVNLLPKVKIEVVIKDQELSKITDAIIEAARTGEIGDGKIFVYDIADAIRVRTGEHGETVI encoded by the coding sequence ATGAAAAAAGTTGAAGCCATCGTACGGGCCACCAAATTGGACGCGGTCAAGGCTGCTCTGAATTTCGTGGGAGTGACCGGAATGACTATCACCGAGGTGAAGGGGTGCGGCCACCAAAAAGGTCACGTTGAGCATTACCGGGGTTCGGAATACGTCGTAAATCTTCTGCCGAAGGTGAAGATCGAGGTTGTTATCAAGGATCAGGAGTTATCGAAGATTACGGATGCCATCATCGAGGCGGCGCGGACCGGCGAGATTGGCGACGGAAAGATTTTCGTATATGACATTGCGGACGCGATTCGGGTCCGTACCGGGGAACACGGCGAGACTGTTATTTAA
- a CDS encoding Gfo/Idh/MocA family protein yields the protein MEKIKVGVIGLGYAWERLHHPAFEELADRYQITAICDINRGRAEYWGQRLGLDINRDVYTNYLTMVERRDLQVIDIMVPIAQNHPVAEAIAGSGKAIILEKPMGASVEQAEATRGLPERYGIQMMIAENYRYSEEFNLIRDMVRLRKVGTPVHFSYHRTSCFPCAMKKDTFSATEWRQHPDYSGGDLLDAAIHDLAGLRHVFGAVEYLQALGVPQKDDFSPYAAVTVNLQFMNKVIGNFTYYPAGQEPQKPLVGLRIFCTQGMIYLEEPQCGIINVFYNDGRHEMVTYRPMRGYYNELVNFHNALLGREALAVTPEMEIGDLRTVFAILQSITEQDVVKVDRVPYFAVQG from the coding sequence ATGGAAAAGATCAAAGTGGGAGTCATCGGCTTGGGCTATGCCTGGGAACGCTTACATCACCCGGCCTTCGAGGAATTGGCCGACAGATACCAGATCACCGCGATCTGTGATATCAACCGGGGGCGGGCCGAATATTGGGGACAGCGGTTGGGACTGGACATCAACCGGGATGTGTATACCAACTACCTGACCATGGTCGAGCGGCGCGATTTGCAGGTGATCGATATTATGGTCCCGATCGCCCAAAACCACCCGGTGGCGGAAGCGATAGCCGGGTCCGGCAAGGCGATCATCTTGGAAAAACCGATGGGTGCCAGCGTCGAGCAGGCGGAGGCCACGCGGGGACTGCCGGAGCGGTATGGGATTCAGATGATGATCGCCGAAAACTACCGCTACAGCGAAGAGTTTAATCTGATTCGCGACATGGTCCGGCTGCGCAAAGTGGGTACGCCGGTCCACTTCAGCTACCACCGAACCAGTTGTTTTCCGTGCGCGATGAAGAAGGATACCTTTTCAGCCACCGAATGGCGGCAGCATCCCGATTACTCGGGCGGGGATCTGCTGGATGCGGCCATTCATGATCTGGCCGGACTGCGCCATGTCTTTGGAGCGGTCGAATACCTGCAGGCGCTGGGAGTGCCCCAGAAGGACGATTTCAGTCCCTACGCGGCGGTGACGGTCAATCTGCAGTTCATGAACAAAGTCATCGGCAATTTCACCTATTATCCGGCGGGGCAGGAACCGCAGAAGCCGCTGGTCGGCCTGAGGATCTTCTGCACGCAGGGCATGATTTATCTTGAGGAGCCGCAGTGCGGGATCATCAATGTCTTTTACAACGACGGCCGGCACGAAATGGTGACCTACCGTCCGATGCGCGGCTACTATAATGAACTGGTCAACTTCCACAATGCGCTCCTGGGGCGCGAGGCGCTGGCGGTCACGCCGGAGATGGAGATCGGCGACCTGCGGACGGTCTTCGCCATTCTGCAGTCCATCACGGAGCAGGATGTGGTGAAAGTGGACCGGGTGCCATATTTTGCGGTGCAAGGGTAG
- a CDS encoding ammonium transporter, with product MPMISKFFLAIMMVVVLLVMVGIPAWAADPEVSVRQAADTIWTLVTAFLVFFMQAGFAMVEAGFTRAKNAGNIVMKNLMDFAVGSIAYWAVGFTLMFGVGSFIGSGSFFLGGSFEHLGLGISLPVFLLFQTVFAATAATIVSGAMAERTKFTSYLIYSAVISLIIYPVVGHWAWGGGWLSKLGFIDFAGSTVVHSVGGWAALMGATILGPRIGKYSPDGKVNAIPGHNLVIAALGVFILWFGWFGFNPGSTLSPFAPNLGLIAVTTNLAAAAGACVAMIVSWFKYGKPDVSMTLNGALAGLVAITAGCAAVSAEGSVLIGAIAGAAVIFAVEFFDNKAKIDDPVGAISVHGVCGALGTLMVGLFATDGGLFYGGGVKLLGVQALGVISTFLWTAATAGTLFLILKHTVGLRVKEVEETEGLDVHEHTSYAYPDMFTSSLKM from the coding sequence TTTCCTTGCAATCATGATGGTCGTTGTGTTGCTGGTAATGGTGGGGATTCCGGCTTGGGCCGCTGATCCGGAAGTATCGGTCAGGCAGGCGGCAGATACCATATGGACTTTGGTAACTGCCTTTTTGGTCTTTTTTATGCAAGCCGGTTTTGCAATGGTGGAAGCGGGCTTCACCCGGGCGAAAAACGCCGGCAATATTGTCATGAAGAACTTGATGGACTTCGCGGTCGGATCCATCGCGTATTGGGCCGTCGGGTTTACATTGATGTTCGGCGTCGGTAGCTTTATCGGTTCGGGTTCCTTCTTCTTGGGCGGTTCCTTTGAGCATCTCGGTTTAGGTATTTCACTCCCGGTATTCTTACTGTTCCAAACCGTGTTCGCTGCCACTGCGGCCACCATCGTTTCCGGAGCGATGGCGGAACGGACCAAGTTTACCAGTTATCTGATTTACAGCGCGGTAATCTCCTTAATCATTTATCCGGTCGTCGGACACTGGGCTTGGGGCGGTGGCTGGCTCTCCAAATTAGGCTTCATTGATTTCGCAGGTTCCACCGTGGTTCACTCGGTTGGTGGTTGGGCCGCTCTGATGGGCGCGACGATTTTAGGGCCGCGGATCGGCAAATACAGTCCGGACGGCAAAGTGAATGCTATCCCCGGTCATAATCTGGTCATTGCGGCACTCGGTGTATTCATCCTGTGGTTTGGCTGGTTCGGATTTAATCCCGGGAGTACCCTTTCGCCGTTCGCTCCCAATCTGGGATTGATTGCGGTCACAACAAATTTGGCTGCGGCAGCCGGAGCTTGCGTGGCGATGATTGTCAGCTGGTTTAAATACGGCAAGCCGGATGTATCCATGACCTTGAACGGCGCGCTGGCCGGATTGGTAGCCATCACCGCTGGCTGCGCCGCGGTATCCGCCGAGGGTTCGGTATTGATTGGCGCGATTGCCGGCGCGGCTGTAATCTTCGCGGTAGAGTTCTTCGATAATAAAGCCAAGATCGACGATCCGGTGGGCGCAATCTCCGTTCACGGCGTTTGCGGAGCCTTGGGCACCTTGATGGTCGGTTTGTTTGCTACCGACGGCGGGCTGTTTTACGGCGGTGGGGTTAAACTCCTCGGTGTTCAAGCGTTGGGAGTAATCTCTACTTTCCTTTGGACGGCCGCAACCGCTGGAACTCTTTTCTTGATTCTCAAACATACGGTAGGACTTCGGGTCAAAGAAGTCGAAGAAACAGAGGGCTTGGACGTTCACGAACATACCAGCTATGCCTATCCGGATATGTTCACGTCAAGTTTGAAAATGTAG
- a CDS encoding DUF1858 domain-containing protein: MNRMVNLSKSVFEICRENPEVMEILKGLGFSDIANPGMLQTAGRLMTIPKGAAMKGISMDVIKTAFRDRGYEIEE, from the coding sequence ATGAACAGGATGGTTAATTTATCCAAAAGCGTCTTTGAAATCTGCCGGGAGAATCCGGAAGTCATGGAGATTTTGAAAGGGCTCGGTTTCTCGGATATCGCCAATCCGGGCATGCTGCAAACGGCGGGACGTCTGATGACGATCCCCAAGGGGGCGGCCATGAAGGGCATTTCCATGGACGTCATCAAAACGGCGTTCCGTGACCGCGGGTACGAGATTGAGGAGTAG